One window of the Eucalyptus grandis isolate ANBG69807.140 chromosome 8, ASM1654582v1, whole genome shotgun sequence genome contains the following:
- the LOC104456940 gene encoding glutamate dehydrogenase B-like, giving the protein MCCDLGDNEGAIKNSNRINILALLKHVKEKRGVRGLHGGDSIDPKLILVQDCNILSPTTLGHVITEHTRFHVGRREGEQ; this is encoded by the exons ATGTGCTGTGACTTAG GTGATAATGAAGGAGCCATCAAGAATAGCaacagaatcaatattctggcCCTGCTCAAGCATGTCAAGGAAAAGAGGGGAGTCAGAGGTTTACATGGTGGCGACTCCATAGATCCCAAGCTGATATTGGTTCAAGATTGCAACATTCTCAGTCCCACCACCCTTGGTCATGTCATAACAG AACATACAAGGTTTCATGTGGGACGGAGAGAAGGTGAACAATGA
- the LOC104456939 gene encoding protein METHYLENE BLUE SENSITIVITY 1, translating to MTGKAKPKKHTAKEIAAKVDAATTNRGGGKAGKADRSGIEKGGHAKYECPNCKTTAPDLKSMQIHHDARHPKIPYDESKLINLHAVLEPAEPSSKGGRPGVRGSHKK from the coding sequence ATGACCGGGAAGGCGAAGCCGAAGAAGCACACCGCCAAGGAGATCGCGGCCAAGGTCGACGCCGCCACCACCAACCGGGGCGGCGGCAAGGCCGGCAAGGCCGACCGGTCGGGCATCGAGAAGGGCGGCCACGCCAAGTACGAGTGCCCCAACTGCAAGACCACCGCGCCGGACCTCAAATCCATGCAGATCCACCACGACGCCCGCCACCCCAAGATCCCCTACGACGAGTCCAAGCTCATCAACCTCCACGCCGTCCTCGAACCCGCCGAGCCCTCCTCCAAGGGCGGCCGTCCCGGCGTCCGAGGTAGTCACAAGAAGTGA
- the LOC104456938 gene encoding CRIB domain-containing protein RIC4 isoform X1, translating to MRDRMERLVLLPFAVGCISESSVAIATQNHRRSKNVDSPPSSSNCEGTDQETTDRDKEEEGSFSDESMKSSFSLMALPKPNISTGIQRLFKGFRSVSHLFVYKEEDMQEEETEIQIGLPTDVKHVTHIGWDGCAALNPIGGWDCLMPPDHEPLHSADGHDQLFPSSADASLAQSEHSRSIA from the exons ATGAGAGACAGAATGGAAAGGCTTGTCCTCCTTCCATTTGCTGTTGGCTGTATATCTGAATCAAGCGTCGCCATAGCTACCCAGAATCACCGGCGATCAAAGAATGTCGACTCGCCACCatcaa GCTCAAATTGTGAAGGGACTGATCAGGAAACGACAGATCGagacaaggaggaagaagggagctTCTCTGATGAAAGTATGAAAAGCTCCTTCAGCTTGATGGCTCTACCGAAGCCCAACATATCGACCGGCATTCAAAGGCTATTCAAGGGGTTCAGAAGCGTCTCTCACTTATTCG TGTACAAGGAAGAGGACATGCAAGAGGAGGAGACGGAGATACAAATAGGACTCCCAACAGACGTGAAGCATGTGACCCACATTGGATGGGATGGATGTGCAGCCCTAAACCCCATCGGGGGCTGGGACTGTCTGATGCCTCCCGATCATGAGCCGCTCCACTCTGCCGACGGGCATGATCAGCTCTTTCCCTCTTCTGCCGATGCTTCTTTAGCACAGTCTGAGCATTCCAGATCAATTGCATAA
- the LOC104456938 gene encoding CRIB domain-containing protein RIC4 isoform X2, whose translation MRDRMERLVLLPFAVGCISESSVAIATQNHRRSKNVDSPPSRTDQETTDRDKEEEGSFSDESMKSSFSLMALPKPNISTGIQRLFKGFRSVSHLFVYKEEDMQEEETEIQIGLPTDVKHVTHIGWDGCAALNPIGGWDCLMPPDHEPLHSADGHDQLFPSSADASLAQSEHSRSIA comes from the exons ATGAGAGACAGAATGGAAAGGCTTGTCCTCCTTCCATTTGCTGTTGGCTGTATATCTGAATCAAGCGTCGCCATAGCTACCCAGAATCACCGGCGATCAAAGAATGTCGACTCGCCACCatcaa GGACTGATCAGGAAACGACAGATCGagacaaggaggaagaagggagctTCTCTGATGAAAGTATGAAAAGCTCCTTCAGCTTGATGGCTCTACCGAAGCCCAACATATCGACCGGCATTCAAAGGCTATTCAAGGGGTTCAGAAGCGTCTCTCACTTATTCG TGTACAAGGAAGAGGACATGCAAGAGGAGGAGACGGAGATACAAATAGGACTCCCAACAGACGTGAAGCATGTGACCCACATTGGATGGGATGGATGTGCAGCCCTAAACCCCATCGGGGGCTGGGACTGTCTGATGCCTCCCGATCATGAGCCGCTCCACTCTGCCGACGGGCATGATCAGCTCTTTCCCTCTTCTGCCGATGCTTCTTTAGCACAGTCTGAGCATTCCAGATCAATTGCATAA
- the LOC104456936 gene encoding GDT1-like protein 4 gives MLQEASAFSRPLEISARYLSTQEMQIRPDPSSSNPRPPRSSLRDSRHTQKERSLLFASVGSGSAIGKMGPSSPVGIRAVSLGLLVLGALALLAVAPTAYSQDSLAGGTEREDDGDWIVRDLGRRSKIILNKLGNGAAEDGSSVGINISLDGPGLGVFDAFFTSLSMILVSEIGDETFIIAALMAMRHPKSIVLSGALTALIVMTVLSTGLGRIVPNLISRKHTNSAATVLYLFFGFRLLYIAWRSDSKSSQKKEMEEVEEKLEGGQGKTSFRRFFSRFCTPIFLESFILTFLAEWGDRSQIATIALATHKNAVGVAVGATIGHTICTSIAVVGGSMLASKISQRTVATVGGLLFLCFSLSSYFYPPL, from the exons ATGCTACAGGAAGCATCTGCCTTTTCACGGCCTTTGGAGATCTCCGCTCGATATCTCTCTACCCAGGAAATGCAGATCCGCCCAGATCCGAGCTCGTCGAATCCACGCCCGCCTCGCTCTAGCCTGAGGGATTCGAGGCATACCCAGAAGGAAAGATCCCTCCTTTTCGCCTCGGTCGGATCGGGAAGCGCGATCGGAAAGATGGGTCCGTCGTCCCCGGTCGGGATTCGCGCCGTCTCTCTCGGTCTCTTGGTCCTGGGAGCGCTCGCCCTCCTGGCCGTCGCGCCGACCGCTTATTCCCAG GATTCTCTTGCTGGTGGGACCGAGAGGGAAGATGATGGCGACTGGATTGTCAGGGATCTGGGTCGACGCAGCAAG ATTATCCTCAACAAGCTGGGTAATGGTGCTGCTGAGGATGGCAGCTCTGTGGGGATAAATATTAGTTTGGATGGTCCTGGTCTTGGGGTTTTTGATGCATTCTTTACGAGTCTGTCAATGATCCTCGTCAGTGAG ATTGGAGATGAGACCTTTATAATAGCAGCTCTTATGGCTATGCGTCACCCAAAGTCAATCGTGTTATCTGGCGCCCTCACGGCATTGATTGTAATGACG GTGCTTTCCACTGGACTTGGAAGAATTGTCCCTAATTTGATATCGAGGAAGCACACAAATAGTGCAGCCACAG ttctctatttattttttgggttccGGTTACTTTATATAGCATGGAGGTCGGATTCAAAGTCatctcaaaagaaagaaatggaggag GTAGAAGAGAAACTAGAGGGTGGACAAGGAAAGACATCCTTCCGCCGCTTCTTTTCACGATTTTGTACGCCCATCTTTCTAGAG TCCTTTATTTTGACCTTTTTAGCAGAATGGGGAGATCGTAGCCAAATTGCTACAATCGCT CTGGCAACACATAAGAATGCCGTTGGAGTGGCCGTCGGGGCGACAATAGGACACACCATATGTACATCGATTGCAGTGGTGGGTGGAAGCATGTTGGCATCCAAGATCTCGCAGCGGACAGTTGCGACCGTTGGTGGCCTCCTCTTTCTCTGTTTCTCCTTGTCTTCTTATTTTTACCCTCCCTTGTAG
- the LOC120287607 gene encoding uncharacterized protein LOC120287607: MSTHGILVSLFLALSFASASAIPPNRAALLHANESAAEEEMMPLVEQGKFEMVELNETRRRLGSFQICALCTCCGGARGVCLPSPCCYAINCNIPNRPFGFCSFTPKTCNCFGCHL, encoded by the exons ATGTCTACTCATGGGATTCTAGTGTCTCTCTTTCTTGCCCTCTCCTTCGCCTCTGCCAGTGCCATTCCTCCAAATCGGGCGGCTTTACTCCAT GCAAATGAGTCGGCAGCAGAGGAAGAGATGATGCCATTGGTGGAGCAAGGCAAATTCGAGATGGTGGAGTTGAATGAGACGAGGAGGAGATTGGGGAGCTTCCAGATATGTGCACTGTGCACTTGCTGTGGTGGAGCAAGAGGGGTGTGCTTGCCCTCTCCATGTTGCTATGCCATCAACTGCAACATCCCCAACCGCCCTTTTGGCTTCTGCTCTTTCACTCCCAAGACCTGCAATTGCTTTGGATGCCATCTCTGA
- the LOC104456934 gene encoding uncharacterized protein LOC104456934 isoform X1 has translation MDIDSPNAASLFADQKCRKSCFSNILPAASLFCLALFIGSALLVSDNREKFSGWDWRGIDKSQSTKTSTCANQCRPRGSEVLPEGIVASSSDLEMRPLWDSAKGSPSSSSNLFAVAVGIKQKDLVNKMVTKFLSNDFVVMLFHYDGAVDEWKDLEWSDRVIHVSASNQTKWWFAKRFLHPDIVAEYNYIFLWDEDLGVEDFHPNKYISIIKTEGLEISQPALDPTKSEVHHQITARGRRTVVHRRTYKPGGRGKGCGSNSTAPPCTGWIEMMAPVFSRVAWRCVWYMIQNDLIHAWGLDTQLGYCAQGDRTKNVGIVDAEYIVHYNRPTLGGGNENKSDSQSHHDASETEKMESEAPSRSHKHDPRVEVRRQSYIELAVFRKRWKKAVKEDVCWTDPYPQAAADNIMA, from the exons ATGGATATCGACTCTCCAAATGCC GCTTCCCTCTTTGCTGATCAAAAGTGTAGAAAATCTTGTTTCTCTAACATCTTACCTGCAGCATCTTTGTTTTGTCTAGCACTCTTCATCGGGAGTGCACTGTTGGTATCAGATAACAGAGAG aAATTCTCAGGATGGGATTGGAGGGGAATTGATAAATCACAGAGCACTAAAACCAGCACTTGTGCG AATCAGTGCAGACCACGTGGAAGTGAGGTTTTACCAGAAGGTATTGTTGCCAGTTCTTCTGATTTGGAAATGAGGCCACTGTGGGATTCCGCAAAG GGCTCTCCTAGTTCTTCGTCTAACTTGTTTGCCGTGGCTGTTGGAATCAAGCAAAAGGATCTTGTTAATAAAATGGTTACAAAG TTTCTGTCAAATGATTTTGTGGTGATGCTTTTCCACTATGATGGCGCTGTTGATGAGTGGAAGGACCTAGAATGGAGTGATCGCGTCATACATGTATCTGCATCTAACCAAACTAAATG GTGGTTCGCCAAACGTTTCCTTCATCCAGATATAGTTGCAGAATACAACTATATTTTCCTCTGGGATGAGGACCTAGGAGTTGAAGATTTTCACCCCAATAA GTATATATCTATTATCAAGACTGAAGGGCTTGAGATATCACAACCAGCCCTTGATCCAACGAAATCAGAGGTGCATCACCAAATCACTGCACGTGGGAGGAGAACAGTTGTTCACAG GAGGACTTACAAGCCTGGTGGTCGTGGTAAAGGTTGTGGTTCCAACAGTACAGCTCCTCCATGCACTGG GTGGATAGAGATGATGGCTCCAGTTTTTTCCAGAGTTGCCTGGCGCTGCGTATGGTATATGATTCAG AATGATTTGATCCATGCTTGGGGCCTAGACACACAACTTGGTTACTGCGCTCAA GGTGATCGAACCAAGAATGTAGGCATTGTGGATGCTGAGTATATAGTGCATTATAATCGGCCGACACTAGGCGGTGGCAATGAAAACAAG TCGGACTCACAGTCACATCATGATGCTTCTGAGACAGAAAAAATGGAATCAGAG GCACCGTCAAGGTCTCATAAACATGATCCTAGAGTTGAA GTGAGGAGGCAGTCCTATATCGAACTCGCAGTATTCCGAAAAAGATGGAAGAAGGCTGTGAAGGAAGATGTATGTTGGACTGATCCATACCCTCAAGCTGCAGCAGACAATATCATGGCCTAA
- the LOC104456934 gene encoding uncharacterized protein LOC104456934 isoform X2, with protein sequence MRPLWDSAKGSPSSSSNLFAVAVGIKQKDLVNKMVTKFLSNDFVVMLFHYDGAVDEWKDLEWSDRVIHVSASNQTKWWFAKRFLHPDIVAEYNYIFLWDEDLGVEDFHPNKYISIIKTEGLEISQPALDPTKSEVHHQITARGRRTVVHRRTYKPGGRGKGCGSNSTAPPCTGWIEMMAPVFSRVAWRCVWYMIQNDLIHAWGLDTQLGYCAQGDRTKNVGIVDAEYIVHYNRPTLGGGNENKSDSQSHHDASETEKMESEAPSRSHKHDPRVEVRRQSYIELAVFRKRWKKAVKEDVCWTDPYPQAAADNIMA encoded by the exons ATGAGGCCACTGTGGGATTCCGCAAAG GGCTCTCCTAGTTCTTCGTCTAACTTGTTTGCCGTGGCTGTTGGAATCAAGCAAAAGGATCTTGTTAATAAAATGGTTACAAAG TTTCTGTCAAATGATTTTGTGGTGATGCTTTTCCACTATGATGGCGCTGTTGATGAGTGGAAGGACCTAGAATGGAGTGATCGCGTCATACATGTATCTGCATCTAACCAAACTAAATG GTGGTTCGCCAAACGTTTCCTTCATCCAGATATAGTTGCAGAATACAACTATATTTTCCTCTGGGATGAGGACCTAGGAGTTGAAGATTTTCACCCCAATAA GTATATATCTATTATCAAGACTGAAGGGCTTGAGATATCACAACCAGCCCTTGATCCAACGAAATCAGAGGTGCATCACCAAATCACTGCACGTGGGAGGAGAACAGTTGTTCACAG GAGGACTTACAAGCCTGGTGGTCGTGGTAAAGGTTGTGGTTCCAACAGTACAGCTCCTCCATGCACTGG GTGGATAGAGATGATGGCTCCAGTTTTTTCCAGAGTTGCCTGGCGCTGCGTATGGTATATGATTCAG AATGATTTGATCCATGCTTGGGGCCTAGACACACAACTTGGTTACTGCGCTCAA GGTGATCGAACCAAGAATGTAGGCATTGTGGATGCTGAGTATATAGTGCATTATAATCGGCCGACACTAGGCGGTGGCAATGAAAACAAG TCGGACTCACAGTCACATCATGATGCTTCTGAGACAGAAAAAATGGAATCAGAG GCACCGTCAAGGTCTCATAAACATGATCCTAGAGTTGAA GTGAGGAGGCAGTCCTATATCGAACTCGCAGTATTCCGAAAAAGATGGAAGAAGGCTGTGAAGGAAGATGTATGTTGGACTGATCCATACCCTCAAGCTGCAGCAGACAATATCATGGCCTAA
- the LOC104456933 gene encoding ribosomal RNA-processing protein 14-C produces the protein MKKKKQRSAADSTPDPDAGLDLKSLINQHSVFFDKLVELIPARFYLPTDDKDKPWFQGLSKDAKASAKKESRENIKKARRERLDPERSSKTTLDLLKQSLEKEKSSNESNEEVTEPRPTLSAMEGDERSATYEELRQRLHRKIQELRGNRNTRNPDRPKQSEKKEDKQKKRKRDSASEEDKPTNGDSSEKIEQDASEAAKGLALTYVKLGDDEDKKKKKRKVSKLTELEKAKRLKEAKRDPDEGEKISWKAATSRAAGVKIHDDPKLLKKSMKKEKKQRQKNAGKWKERIETTEKMKAQKQQKRSENIAGRAQDKKTRRIAKREKKLLRPGFEGRKEGYINENGS, from the coding sequence atgaagaagaagaagcagagatCTGCTGCTGATTCCACCCCTGATCCCGATGCCGGTCTTGATCTGAAGTCTCTGATTAACCAGCATTCGGTGTTCTTCGACAAGTTGGTCGAGCTCATCCCTGCAAGATTTTACCTGCCCACTGATGACAAGGACAAGCCATGGTTTCAGGGTCTCAGCAAAGACGCAAAGGCTTCGGCCAAGAAGGAATCAAGGGAAAACATAAAGAAAGCTCGAAGAGAGCGACTAGACCCCGAGAGATCTTCTAAGACAACCCTCGACTTATTGAAGCAGAGCTTGGAAAAGGAGAAATCAAGCAATGAGTCTAATGAAGAAGTGACGGAACCTAGACCTACGTTGTCTGCTATGGAAGGGGACGAACGGTCAGCGACATATGAAGAACTCCGACAACGGCTTCATCGCAAAATTCAAGAACTCCGAGGGAATAGGAACACTAGGAATCCTGATAGGCCTAAGCAAAgcgagaaaaaggaagataaaCAAAAGAAACGCAAGAGAGACTCTGCATCGGAGGAAGATAAGCCCACAAATGGTGATTCATCAGAGAAGATAGAGCAAGATGCATCGGAGGCGGCAAAGGGACTTGCCCTCACTTATGTGAAGCTCGGGGATGATGaggacaagaagaaaaagaagaggaaggtgTCAAAGCTTACAGAGCTGGAAAAGGCAAAGAGACTAAAAGAAGCAAAGAGGGACCCAGATGAAGGGGAGAAGATTTCGTGGAAAGCTGCAACAAGTAGGGCAGCCGGTGTTAAGATTCATGATGATCCCAAATTGTTGAAAAAGAgcatgaagaaggagaagaagcagcGCCAGAAGAATGCTGGAAAATGGAAGGAGAGGATTGAAACCACAGAGAAAATGAAAGCGCAGAAGCAGCAGAAAAGGTCGGAGAACATTGCTGGGAGGGCTCAAGACAAAAAGACGCGGCGGATTgctaaaagagagaagaagcttCTCCGACCAGGGTTTGAAGGTCGCAAGGAAGGTTATATTAATGAAAATGGAAGTTAA